One Loxodonta africana isolate mLoxAfr1 chromosome 4, mLoxAfr1.hap2, whole genome shotgun sequence genomic region harbors:
- the LOC100667679 gene encoding patched domain-containing protein 3 encodes MSLSSSAKVVPEAEARLVAEQRPESGSGQQEARDEPELDRRASERLRSGRRFSATSESQLRRVSVRRSSSRRSQKSVNKKPRCHTDCLEAPLNLAFQRLGWAVGSHPWLFLLGPLVLTALLGTGFVHLPKDKEENLEEQYSPVGSPAKKERFFVQRHFTTNDSLRFSATRKSTEVNFASVLAFSHTPSLLEPDIFSEVSKLDHAVQALFVVQEDGTRIHYTQVCAKVRGGCVPSNPLLAAWQRKKDLNLKNITFPVYSLNQQVIYLTRLVGGIILGERKGKNQILVQAKALRLQYYLQTELAEDNEKSKKWLIHFLNQFSDMKDGLALKKIQAVYFTSLSRQLEFEAASKTVVPLFHLAYLLIILFAIMSCYRFDCVRNKMWVAIFGVISVALAVVSGFGLMLYMGVPFVIIVANSPFLILGVGVDDMFIMISAWQKTNLMDNTRQRLSSVYSKAAVSITVTTITNVLAFYTGVVTSFRSVQYFCIYTGTTLLFCYFYNITCFGAFLALDGKREVVCLQWLKKAETSDQKCASLKRSCCFPFDSLPDEDGSGSHPMNLFFRDYFGPFLTSTESKCFVVLLYLLYIISSIYGCFQVQEGLDVRSLASDDSYVTPYFDVEEEFFSEYGPMVMVVVTKNVDYWNKDVRQKLEQCMIDFEDNMYVDKNLTEFWLRTYVQYMEEAKQDVNDKDTFVNNIPIFLNNFSNFIYDINISSSNEIVSSRAFIQTKDVSTATNKKKMLQQLRGIAAKCEIPLLVYNQAFIYFDQYAIIVENTIRSVIVASLAMFIVSLLLIPHPVCSLWVTFAIASVVVGVTGFMAFWNVNLDSISMMNLVICIGFSFDFCAHICYAFVSSSKPSVNQKAIEALYLLGYPVLQSALSTVIGVCVLYTSNTYIFRTFFKIIFLVMVFGAAHGLIFIPVFLTFF; translated from the exons ATGAGTCTCAGTTCCTCCGCGAAGGTAGTTCCAGAAGCCGAGGCCCGGCTTGTCGCGGAGCAAAGGCCAGAGTCGGGGTCAGGGCAGCAGGAGGCACGGGACGAGCCGGAGCTCGACAGGCGGGCGTCAGAGCGACTGCGCTCCGGGAGGCGATTCTCGGCGACCTCGGAGTCGCAGCTGCGCCGCGTCTCGGTGCGGCGGAGCTCATCTCGGCGGTCGCAGAAGTCTGTCAACAAGAAGCCCCGCTGCCACACCGACTGCCTGGAGGCGCCGCTCAACCTCGCCTTCCAACGGCTGGGCTGGGCGGTGGGCTCGCACCCCTGGCTCTTCCTGCTGGGGCCCTTGGTGCTGACGGCCCTCCTAGGCACTGGCTTCGTCCACCTGCCAAAGGACAAGGAAGAAAACTTGGAGGAGCAGTACTCCCCGGTGGGGAGCCCGGCCAAGAAGGAGCGGTTCTTCGTGCAGCGACATTTCACCACCAACGACTCCCTTCGCTTCTCCGCCACCAGGAAGAGCACCGAAGTCAATTTCGCTAGCGTTTTGGCGTTCTCCCACACCCCGTCGCTGTTGGAACCTGACATCTTTAGTGAAGTCAGTAAACTGGACCACGCAGTGCAGGCTCTGTTCGTGGTCCAGGAAGACGGGACCCGCATCCACTACACGCAAGTGTGCGCCAAGGTCAGGGGCGGGTGCGTGCCATCCAACCCGCTCCTGGCCGCCTGGCAGCGGAAGAAAGACTTGAACCTGAAAAACATCACCTTCCCCGTCTACAGTCTCAACCAGCAGGTCATCTACCTGACGCGCCTCGTTGGAGGAATCATCTTAGGCgagaggaagggaaagaaccaGATACTTGTGCAGGCCAAAGCCCTACGGCTGCAGTACTACCTGCAGACCGAGCTAGCGGAAGACAACGAGAAGAGCAAAAAGTGGTTGATCCATTTCCTGAACCAATTTAGCGACATGAAGGATGGGCTAGCCTTGAAGAAGATCCAG GCGGTCTACTTTACGTCACTTTCCAGACAATTGGAATTTGAGGCAGCTTCTAAGACAGTGGTTCCTCTGTTTCACTTGGCATACCTTCTAATCATATTATTTGCAATCATGTCATGCTACAG GTTTGACTGTGTACGAAACAAAATGTGGGTTGCAATCTTTGGAGTGATTTCCGTTGCCTTGGCAGTAGTGAGCGGCTTTGGCCTGATGTTGTACATGGGGGTTCCATTTGTGATCATAGTTGCAAATTCACCATTTCTTATTCTAG GTGTTGGGGTCGATGACATGTTTATCATGATTTCTGCCTGGCAGAAGACCAACCTCATGGATAATACAAGACAGCGACTGTCCAGTGTCTATTCAAAGGCGGCAGTGTCCATTAcagtcaccaccatcaccaacgTCCTGGCCTTCTATACAGGGGTTGTGACCTCTTTCAGGTCCGTACAATACTTTTGCATCTACACAGGAACAACCCTGCTCTTTTGCTATTTTTATAACATCACCTGTTTTGGAGCATTTTTGGCCCTGGATGGTAAGAGAGAAGTAGTCTGTTTACAGTGGTTGAAAAAGGCAGAGACTTCTGACCAAAAATGCGCCTCTTTAAAAAGGTCCTGCTGTTTCCCATTTGAttctctcccagatgaagatggAAGTGGCAGCCATCCAATGAATTTGTTCTTCAGAGACTATTTTGGCCCTTTTCTCACAAGCACTGAGTCCAAGTGTTTTGTAGTGCTTTTATACCTTTTGTATATCATAAGCAGTATATATGGGTGTTTCCAAGTACAAGAAGGTTTAGATGTTCGAAGTCTGGCAAGTGACGATTCCTACGTCACACCGTATTTTGATGTAGAGGAAGAGTTTTTTTCAGAGTATGGCCCCATGGTTATGGTTGTTGTTACTAAAAATGTTGACTACTGGAATAAAGATGTTAGGCAAAAATTGGAACAATGTATGATAGATTTTGAAGACAATATGTATGTAGATAAAAATCTCACAGAGTTTTGGTTAAGAACATACGTGCAGTATATGGAAGAAGCAAAACAAGATGTAAATGATAAAGATACTTTTGTAAACAATATtcccatatttttaaataatttttcaaattttatatatGATATTAATATTTCATCATCAAATGAAATAGTTTCTTCTCGGGCCTTCATTCAGACCAAGGATGTTTCTACTGCAACCAATAAGAAGAAGATGTTACAACAGCTTCGAGGCATCGCTGCCAAGTGTGAAATTCCCCTACTCGTGTATAACCAGGCCTTCATATATTTTGATCAGTATGCTATAATAGTGGAAAACACTATTCGAAGTGTCATTGTTGCATCACTAGCTATGTTCATTGTTTCTTTACTGTTAATTCCTCATCCAGTGTGTTCCTTGTGGGTAACTTTTGCTATTGCTTCTGTGGTTGTGGGAGTAACAGGTTTCATGGCATTCTGGAATGTCAATCTCGATTCCATATCCATGATGAATCTTGTCATTTGTATAGGGTTTTCCTTTGATTTTTGTGCACACATATGCTATGCATTTGTTTCCAGTTCTAAGCCCTCGGTAAACCAAAAAGCAATTGAGGCGTTGTATCTGCTAGGCTATCCAGTGTTACAGAGTGCACTTTCAACAGTAATAGGGGTATGTGTTTTATATACATCTAACACATACATCTTCAGGACATTTTTTAAGATTATATTTCTTGTTATGGTGTTTGGGGCTGCTCATGGCCTAATTTTCATTCCAGTATTCTTAACCTTTTTCTGA